The DNA region ATCCAAGCGCTAGTGTTGGGCCATACTCCAGATAGAACCGAAGGGTCTTCATCGACGGATATTTACACTGAATATCTAGACAATTGTGAAAAACACTTTGCAACTCTGAGACGCATTAAAGATCAAAACTACAATACGGATTCTGATCTAAGAAACCTACGCCTTGAAGAAAGCATTGCAAAATTAAAAGCTGAGAATGAGCAATTGCACTTTAAAACTCATTTAGGAATCGACGAGATTCTGGATAAAGTGGCGGCGCAAGAGAAGCAAAAGCAACTTGCCCTTGAATGGATTTCCCAAAATCTAAGTGAGGCACTTCAGGCCACAGCGAAGCAAATCGAAAGCTCTGTGAAAAAGTAAGCGTTGTGCTTGGGCGCCATCCGTACTGGCGCCCCTATCAAGAACCTTCGATGAAGGTCCAATTCTTTTAGGTTTGAGTGATTTTTGACTCCAAAATAAATACTATTTGTTTATTTACAAGGGAGTTCAGCTTGGCGAGAAACGTATTCTACAGCTTTCATTATTTAGTAGATGCATTCCGTGTATCACAAGTCAGAAATATGGGTGTCATTGAAGGAAATCAGTCCATTCGTGATAACGACTGGGAAACAGTAAAAAAGGGCGGCGATGCCGCTATTCAAAAATGGATAGACGACCAACTTCAAGGCAGATCCTGTGCAGTAGTCCTTATCGGCAAAGATACTTACGGTCGAAAGTGGATCAATTACGAAATTCAGAAAGCGTGGGCATCCGGAAAAGGTGTTGTGGGAATTCATATCCACAATTTAAAAGATTCTGGTGGAAATCAAACTACAAAAGGGGTCAATCCTTTCTCATATTTCAACATCAATGGAACTCCTTTCAACAATATCGTTAAAGCCTACGATCCCCCACACTGGGACAGTAAAGAAGTCTACGCTCACATCAAGGCGAACATTGAACATTGGATTGAAGAAGCAATTGCCATCAGAGGGAAGTACTAGTCTATGATTAGCAGCCCACAAGAAGTTGAACGTTTTGTAGAAGATTTCGTACTAGCCCTGAGAGAAGATAATGCTGCGCTGTTTGCTGGCGCGGGGCTCTCTATCCCGTCAGGATTTGTAAACTGGAAGGAACTCCTTAGGGACATTGCAAAAGACGTGAACTTGGACGTCAATAAAGAATCTGATTTGGTAGCAGTAGCGCAGTACCACATTAACAGTACTGGCAATCGTAATAAAATTAATCATCAGTTACTAAATACTTTCTCGCAGAAAGCAAAGCCTTCAAAAAGCCACGAGATCATCGCATCCCTCCCCTTCAAAACGGTTTGGACAACGAACTACGACACCTTAATTGAAGATGCCTTTACTCATGCAGGAAAAGTTGCGGACGTAAAACACAATCACAGCCAATTACCACTTACTAGGGCTGGTCGATCTGTCGTTGTCTACAAAATGCATGGAGATGCATCCGCGCCAAGCCAAGCAGTCTTAACGAGAGATGACTACGAATCGTTCTCAGAGAATCGAAGCCTGTTTACGACTGCACTTCAAGGGGACTTGGTTAATAAAACTTTCCTCTTTCTTGGATTTAGCTTCTCTGATCCAAACATCAATTACATTCTTAGTAGAGTCAGAATATTACTCGGCAACCAAAATCAACGGCAACACTACTGTCTCATGAGGAAAGTTCAGAGGAAAGACTACGTCAAAATCGGTGACTTTCGATACGACGAGAATAAACAAAAACTACAAGTTGATGATCTGAAAAGATATGGAATCAAAACACTGCTTCTTAGTGATTTCGGTGCCGTCACTGCAATTCTAAAAAAGATACAGAGCAAGTTTAAGCGTCATAGAGTTTTTATTTCAGGCAGTGCATTTACTGGAGCTTATTCTCCACATTGGTCTTCAGACCTCAAGTCCCAGAAGTTCATTCACGGTCTTGCCTATGAATTAGTAAAAAAGGGCTATGATGTGGCTTCAGGTTTTGGCGATGGCGTGGGCAGCGCTGTAATCAATGGTGCCTTGCAGTTTTCGGATGAGACCGGCCAAGAACTAGGCGACAAACTTGTATTGAAGCCATTTCCTCAGTTTGCCACTACCCCCCGAGAACTAACATCCATGTGGCAAGAGTACCGAAAGAGTATGCTGAAAAATGTAGGTGTAGCCGTCTTTGTCTTCGGCAGCAAACTTCACGAAAATGGCGGCATTGTAAATGCTCCTGGAGTAAGGAAAGAATTTGAAATTGCCAGACAACTTGGAATTAAGCTGATTCCTGTGGGCGTCACTGGATGGATGTCCGAACAGCTTTGGAATGAAGTTGAAACAAATTTTAAATTATTTTACGGAGACAATACAAAAATCCGGGCCCAGTTCAAAAAGCTGGGAAATACAGATTCCACGCCCAACCAAGTTACTAAAGCAATTTTAAATATTATTGATTTGATCACACAGGAATAATTCTATGGCTCTATACAAAAAATCAGAACTTAAAGCAAAAGCATTGAACAAATCTCTTACTAAAAGCATGGCAGAGGACAGATTTGTAAGAGGACTTATTACCTTAAATGAAAGTTCCAACTTTGACGTTTTTCTCTCGCACCGTTATTTAGATGCAGATGAAATTGCAATACTTGCTGACGAGCTTCGCGGAGAAGGTCTGAGCGTCTATATCGACTGGCAGGTTGACAAAGGTTTGGATAGAGGAAAAGTCACTATTAAAACTGCTGAAATCCTTAGGAAGCGCATGAAACAAAGTAAGAGCTTGATCTTCATTACGTCACAAAACTCTTCGGATTCAAAGTGGATGCCTTGGGAACTAGGATTTATGGATGCACGCACTTCACGCGTTGCAATTCTTCCGGTTGTGGACGACAACTCTACATCATATCAAGGTCAGGAATATCTTGGACTGTATCCATATATATCAAAGACCGGCACCACTATCTTGGTAAATGATCCACAAACAGGTGCACAGAAAACAATCCGCCATTGGTTGATGCCTTAGTCGTCCGGAAAATGAACTCATTCAATAATCTATTCGTCTTCGATTCCGTCTGATTTGTTGCAAAGGAACAACAATAGAGGTGAAGTGTGAACGAACTATCCGAAATAATAAAAACTCTCCGACTTGCGGCAATTCAGAATGATATGTGGGTCGAGTACTTTCGACTCGTTGCCATTCAAAACTTTATAGAGTCAATCGAAGGGCAAAGCTCCGCCCCCTCGAAGACAAAATCTTTAAGTAAACTTCATTAGAATATTTCCGAGGGTACCTCTCGGAAATATTTGTTCAATTTTGCTCTACTATTGCTTTTAGGAAGCCGATAACAGACACTGTATTTATTCAGAATTCAGTAGTCTGTTACCTGCTCACCTAAAGAATTGCATCACCGTATCTAATATTACTGGATGCCTTTCCAAGAACTCGTAAAGAGCAAATACAACCGTCATCAGTGTCGCCAGATCAACTCTGACGACGGTATTTGGTTGTTGCGGTTGCGGGAAGCTCACAACCGTTATTGTTGTTTCTCGCAGCTGCTTCCTGGGCTGCGCTTGTTTCACGGCTTTTTTCGCTGCCATGTTGTCCTCCGGGACGTTTTTGAAAGCAGACTATCTACCTTCAAGATTCATATTCAAACGAAGTATTATATCCCCTATTTCTGGTTATCTTGGTGGCGAAGGGGCGTATTTCTCATAAATAGTTTGAGACCCTCCCCCTACTCCTTACCGGATAAAGAAAGGCTTTCCTCAACTGGATATGCTATGGCCGAAGGAAAATACCGTAAAAAGTATGAATTACTCTTTCATATTGAACTAATTCGATCTGAAGCTTGAATACATCTTCTAGATTAGTTATTGAGTATTCATTGGTCCCCCCCCCAATCGGAAACCATGGAGTTGATGTTTGAATCAGGAAACACTTCAAATACACCATGAGGCAGCCATAAATAAGATAAGGGCACAGCTCTTTAAAGGTGCCTCTGCGTCGTCATTAAAGATCCTAGTGGAGAGTGAGGTGGTAATACCACCTACCCTTCCCCAGAATCGCCAACGAAATGCTTTACTGGGTGGTTTAAGATATGAATTGGAAAAACACCCAGGATGCCATATCGAAATAAAGCATGAGGGTGGTGATCTATTTACAATCTATAGCACCAGAACTGTACTTAGCAGAGTTCACACTGGTTTCGTGAGAACGGTAAAGTTCAGCGAGATTCAAGCCGTTGCAAAATCATTCATTCTGGCGACCAGTTAGGCACCTGACGATATGACATGTTCATACACATGTGATGCAGGACTATCCAAAACAGTTTCTATGGCCCTACTCCCATAGCGTTCGGGCTCCATCCAAACTCCCAAATTTTGCTCCTGCAAAGCGATAATTAGACGATCATGCCCAGCTTCCCGTACCTCGGACGTTGGCTCATGAGTGAGCGCAGCAAAGGAGTAAAACCCATCAGACGGACCAGACTCCCAATAGTCATAAAGGCATGCAATTAGTAAGTCCGAACGATCTTTGGGACTAAACTGAAGAACCATATTTGTGTCCTTCTCTCCATCCTTTAACGAACGGCGTTCGTAGTCCGCCTTGGATACATTCTCATAGAAGCTCTCAACGACGAAGAATCCATGTTTATGAAGATAGAGGTCCTTCCAAAATGCATTGCCAAGGTTGTCTCTTCTGGCGTTGTAAAGACCATTATACTTTACATCAATTGATTCGGGCTTATCGGAAGGTCGACAATGGTATCGAGCTAACTTGATGATGTTTTGGTCGTTCTCACGGACGATGATTGGAGCAAATGTCATTGGAAAAACTCTTGAATCCGTGGGAATCAACTCAGTTCGCTGAATTCCTTTAATCCGTTGCGAGTAGTACTCGATCTTATCCGTCGAAATGCGCTTTTCATTTAAGGCTTTCTTGGTTTCTTTCACCGACAGACTCAGTTCTGCCGCGTGCATACGCTTACCCTGAAAGCGTAAATGCTCTTCAAGATCTTTGAGCTTCAACTTTCTGTACGCTTGAATTAGTTTTGAAATCTCTTTGTCTTCGTTGTTTTCAGGATGATCAAATTCAGCCTCAAGTGCTTTGCAAATCTTAATACGCTCATCAGTTAAACGACGATAAAACATCTCTTGAAATAGTTCATAGTCGATTCGTGCGTCGTATTTGATACCAAGTTTTCTAATTTGTTGCTTTACCATGGCGCTATAACACATAGACAAATTACAGCATAAATTTAGATTCCTACCAAAGGCTAAATTGAAACGTTCACCAACGCAAAATCTAGAACCAATTTGTAATAACCCTATAAATAATTTACTGTTTTACAATGAAAGACCAAACATTCATCCTAGATGTTAATGCCCTACTAAAGTTCCCCCAAGTTCTTGCAACCTCTAGTCTCCATCAAAAAATAATTATCCTCCCGGGTGTGCGAAAAGAACTCGAGGAGTATATTCAACTGAATAAACCTTCTTTCGGAAAAACCTTAATTTCAATGATTGAAAATAAGGTTGTGGGTACATCAATCCGAATTCTAGAAAGTTTAGATCCATTGCTCCTTAATACACCTTCGGACATCCCGACGGGCAAAGAGGCTCTAGATCGACAACTGATTCTGTATACAGACGCTCTTCAGAAAGCAAATCCCGACAGTGAGGTATATCTTGTCACTGATGATGCGAGAATCTCCACCGCGTTTCGTCTTGCGGGAAGAGAAAAGCTAACATTACCGGTACGAGAATTTCAAGAAAAGATAGACTCCATTCATCAGGATTCAGGCGTAAAGGGTGATATTGAAAATGCAAAGAAAGAATCAAGCAAGCGACTAGCGTTTGACGTCATCAATGCATTGCTTGCAGTCTTCGCAGCGATAGTTTCTGTCACTGGTTGGGATAAGATCCAAACATTTTTAACTTCTATTCCAATAGATGGGTTGATCTATAGTGGAATTTTAACACTTCCCTTTATTTTATATTTTTGTCGATTCAAATGGAGATGGAAGTACGGATTAGCAGAGCTGGTGTTTGGTTTATTATTAACGGGAACATCAATCCACATTGCAACACTAGATAAATTTGAAACAATCGCTAAAATCGCATCCGGTCTATTTCTTTGTGTTCGAGGCCTAGATAGTTTTCACGTGGGAATTAGCGATTCAGAATGGGCTGTTAGATTTCCCATCCTGAAAATCAAAAAGTGATGCTATTCAGGATAAGCCGGATAAGGATCATTGGTCTGAGACCGGAATCACCTTTTGTCCCTAGCTTTTTAGCAAGATCTCCACACGTTGATCAGGGTAAACCACCACTCTCTCTAGCAGTGCAGAGACGATCGCCTTTCTATGGTCAAAACTTATACTTTCACCAATAAATCCTCTCACGCTGTCCAAAGGGTTGATGCGATTCTGATTACTGCTGATTTTTTTGGTTTGAATTCTAATACAATCTTGGACTTGCTTAGCGACCTTATCCAGCTTCGACTTCTCGTCATCAATACGATTTTTTTGCATCGTCCAATCTTCCTCAGTGAGAATCCCTCTTCCTAACAACGAAACAAGATTATTTCTCTCAGTATTAAGCTTCTTCTGATCTGCCAGTAAAACTTCTAGATCCGCCTGCAGCCGATCTAACTCTCTTCTTAGAAATTCCGTGGACTTTTTCTTCTGATGAACAAGATCTATTACGTCATTCTTCAGGTAATGCTCAACTCTTTCCCATACGATCTTATCAATGGAATCACTTACATGGTATTTACGATGATCACATGCCTCATGTAGACCATTTTTCTTGGTCTGACACGCGTAGTACTTTGCTACACTCTTTTCAATGGATTTGGTTGATTGCTTATAGAAGTCATTGTGTCTTGCTCTAACACCCATTTTTCTGCCGCAAGTTCCACAATAAACATTCCCCTGCAGTAGATACTCCTGAACGGCATGTCTCGGCGTCACACATGCTCTTCCAAGACGAGCTTGCTTTGCTAAGGCCCAGTCTTCCGGCGAGACAATCGCCGGAATCTTAACGGTGATTTTCTCCCGAGCTACTTCGGAATTTTGTTTCTTACCTACTTGCGCTACATGCTTGAGATGATACACGTGCTCTCCTGTATATCTATCATCACGGTAAATATTCGTTAGCCAGTTACGCGGCAATCTACCAAGTGGGTTCTTTTGTGCTGCCACTCTGAAATTGCTTCTTCTGAAGTAGCTTAGAAGATTTACTCCCGCCAACTCTAGTGCAGAAATCACCTCCTTATCGGACACCCCGAAAGCATTCTTTTCCACCAACAACTTCAAAGAAGCAGGCATGTCGCCTGTGGTGTTGCCTGAAGCTAATGCCACTGCCCAACGTACGGCTTGCGCCTCATAAGGCACTACACTCCATACATTCTGGATCTTATCAAATTCATACCCCCAGAAGGCTCTGCCATTAGGCGGACGTCCATTGTTTTGAACTTTAAATTTCTTCCCGATGTGCAGCTTTCTGAGTGTCTGCTTTTTATCCTCCGCACCAATTGCAGACATGAACTGCAAAACCAAACCACTATTCACATGACCAGTCGGAGTATAGATCTGAACTTCGTGCTCCTCGATCAAATCCATGATTTGACCGCGAACACTGTGCGAACGAGCTCTAAATATACGATCTATATTATCTACGTAGATGCCGTTGATTTCTCTATCTCTACAAAGCTGTAAGAGCTGGTAAAATGCGGTACCCTCACGGATTTCCTCAAGGTTGTACGCTTCATCAATAAAGTATTGATCACTTAAAGCTTCGCCAGCTGACCTCGCGTAGAGGGTTGTACTCCCACCGTCTAAGAGCCCTAGTCTCTTCAACTCAATTGCTGCTTGCTCTATTTGGCGATGGATATTCCCACCGGTTCTTTGCTCGTCAGACGACACTCTGCAGTAAACTGCCAGAGAAAGTTTTGCTGTCATTAGCAACCTCCTCTTGGGCCTTTACCAAGATCGCATGCAGAATTTTTTCGACTCTTGCTAATTCCAGCTCTGAAATAGCTTTTTCTGACTTTTTTAAGATGATTTTGTAGGGCTTGGGCTTTGGACCGCGCTTGTTTGCAGGCATTAGGTACTCCTTTTGGAATGAAATCCAAAAGGTCTTTACCAATATGAACCATAAAACTGCGGGATTTGAACGATAAAAAACGACGATACAGATCACCCCGAGGGGGTAAAATTTGTCGCACTTGTCTAAAAGTTTTCCAGGGAACCGACATCCGGGAGAGACCTCTCCGGAGTTTAAATTGTGTCGATTAGTTTTAGATTTGGTGCCCCGCGAGGGACTTGAACCCCCACGCTTGCGCACTAGATCCTAAGTCTAGCGTGTCTGCCAATTTCACCAGCGGGGCAACACCGTTTTAGCGGAAACAAAGATTTAGCGAATTGTGCCCACTAAATCAATAGAAATTATTTGTCTGCGATCAATTTTTTGTAATCTGGAGCGCGCATCAAGTTAGCAAGCTCCTTTTCAGTATCCATTTCGATACGAACCAACCAGCCTTCGTTCACTGGATCGTCGTTCAAAACTGATGGATCGTCGCCCAAAGACGCGTTTACTTCGATTACCGTGCCAGAAACTGGCGCGTAAAGGTCAGAAACCGCTTTTACGGACTCAACCACCCCAAAGATTTGACCTTGAGTGATCTTTTGACCTTCTTCTGGAAGTTCAACGTAAACGATCTCGCCCAAAGAATCCTGTGCGAACTCTGTGATGCCGACAGTCACGATGTTCTCGTCAACTTGAGCCCATTCGTGTTCTTTTGTGTAGTAATAGTCTTCAGGAATATGAAATGCCATGATGGGCTCCTTATTTCGAAATAAATGGTGTTTTAACAACAACCGCTTTCACTTTACGGCCGCGGATATCCAGAAGGAACTCGGTCCCTTCTTTGGCATAAGCTACATCAATAAATGCGATGCCAATTGGTTCATCCAGGCTTGGTGAGTGAGTACCACTAGTTACCTTGCCGATTTCTTTATTGTCAAAAGAAAACAGGCTGTATCCCTGACGGGGAATGCCCTTCTCAAGCATCTTAAATCCCACAAGATTTTGCTTCAATCCGGCCTCTTTGACCCCAACGATTTGCGCCTTGTTCATAAAGTCTTTTTTAGCTGGTTTAATCACCCAACCAAGACCCGCTTCATAAGGATTCGTCGTGTCATCAATCTCATGACCATAAAGGGAATACTTCATCTCGGTGCGCAGAGTATCGCGAGCGCCCAACCCGATCGGAGCCACTCCCAAGTCTTTCCCTTGCGCCAAAAGCTCGTTCCAAAGCGCCGGCGTTCCCGCAGCGTCCACGAACACTTCGCAGCCCTTCTCCCCTGTGTAACCAGTGGTAGCGACCATAATATTGTGGTTTTGGAATTTGCCGGATTTCACAGTGAAAGGCTTCATTTCGCTGACTTTGAAACCAAAGACGCGGTCACAAAGTTCCAAAGCTTTCGGGCCTTGAATCGCGATCTGACCCCACTTATCGGATTCGTCCGTCATATCAGAACCCTTGTTGTGTTTCGTCATCCACGCAAAGTCTTTGTCTTTGTTAGAGGCATTCACACAAACCAGGTAGTCAGAGTTTTTGGAAAGGCAATAAACGATAATATCGTCGACCAGGCCGCCTTGATCATTAGGAAGAAGGGAATACTGAGCTTCGCCATCATTCAAACGAGCCACATCATTCGTCGTCAACCACTCCAAAGTTTCAAGGGCTTTAGGCCCTTTCACACGGACTTCGCCCATGTGAGAAACGTCAAACAAGCCCACGTTCTTGCGAACATTGTCGTGCTCTTCACGAAGACCTACATATTGAACAGGCATGTACCAGCCGGCAAAGTCGACCATGCGGGCACCCAAAGAAACGTGTGTATCAGCTAATGGAGTTTTTTTCATGGCCGTGAGTCTCCGATTTACCTAAGTAACAGTCAAGGAAGGCCACGATTGCAACGCCGCCGCAGCTTTAGTAAGAACTCTTGAATCATGTTTAAACTTTCCGATCGCATGCAAGCCGTCTATGACCATTTGATTCCAGGGGAACCCGTCTGGGACTTTTGCTGCGATCATGGCTATCTGGGACTCAGTGCGTATCGCAGCGGAAGATTTCCCGAAGTGCACTTTGTTGACCAAGTGCCACATATCGTCTCCGCCTTGAAAGAACGCTTCGAACAAAAGCACCAAAAGTACGAGCAGGATCAGCGGGCCTTCTTTTGGGCTCAAAGCGGAGAGTCCTTAACACACAAAGTCAGCGGCACCGTTGTTATCATCGGAGTGGGGACACATACCATCGCCGACATCATGCGCGGAATTCACGAGAAAAATTCATCATTTATCAAACGGTACATCATTAGCACACACAACTATGAAGAGAAATTGGATGCGTTTTTTGATGATTTTGAACCCTTCAAATCATCGTTCCAATTCACCAAATTCTGTAATGTTCCAGAAAATGGAAGAGTTCGTAAACTATTGATATTCGATAAAATTTAAAAAACCTAACGCACCCCGCATGGCTCTATTAAATTAGTGTAAGACTGTGAACAAAATATTGATTATTCGGTCCCCTGCAAATAGACACTTCGGTCATGCAAGAACAAATCAAAAACTCAGATTTCCGTCAATTCCTTGAAGAAGAGCTCGCTCGTCGCAGCCAAAACTATCCACGTTATTCTTTGCGTGCATTCGCAAGACACCTGGAAGTGGACTCATCTTTCCTTTCAAAAATCCTGAACGGCAAACGCACTGTAACTATGAGAACTATTCGTATGTTTGGTGAGCGTTTGAATTTGCCAGGTGAGCAGCTTCAACAATTCGCTGAAGTAAGCCGCGAAAAGAAAATGAAACGTAAACTTGAGCGCTTGCTTGAGAAAATGCCTAGCGAAGACCGCGAGCAATCAACAATCACTATCACTGTTGATGAAACGCGTTTGGATGAGGCTAAGGAAAAAATCAAATCATTCCGCAAGGACCTTGCGCAATGGTTGGATGCTGGCGTGACTCAACAGGGTAAGACTTATCAGATCTCTGTTTCCATGTTCCCGGTTTCCGGTTTTGGTCTTAACGACTAATCTTGCATAAGTAGTTTGAAATTAAAAAGCCGAGTGTAACAGCACTCGGCTTTTTTTATTTCTGCGAATCTTAAAAGCTATTCTTTCTTTTCCGTCGCAATCGGCTTGCAAACAATAGATCCAAAATTTGAAATCAATTTATAACCAGTCGGGCAATCCCCGTCGACAGGTTCAACGGTCGCAAGTTTTCTATTTTTGATTTTGTCGTAGGTATTGTAGGGTTCACAGCTGGAAAACTCTGTCGCCGAAGGATTGATCGTCCTCATGATCATCACACAGGCCATATACGTCTTTCGTTCATCGGAAGCACTGGCCAGATCATTACGGAAGGAATGACTGTCCTCCGCCACCATGGAACCGAAGCTGATCATAAAGTACATACAACTGGCCACTGCGCCCCAGAAAACCAGGTTCAGAAAGTACGCGCGGTAGACCTTCAATTGCGCAAGCTCTCGTTCTAAGTTGAATTTATAGCGAGACGGTTCCATACCGATTTATTATACCCACTTCAAATTTGAATAAAAAGCGGCCCCTTTGGGACCGCTTACCGTGTCTCTAAATGATATTTTCTTTATAGCCCTAATGCAAGAGACTAGGCCGCTTTAAGACCTGCTTTAGAGGCTTCTTTGCATTGATTCAGCATCTGTTCATAGTAACTCAGCGTCTGCTTCAGATTCTGCAACACGACCGTCTGGTGATGTTCCGGCAAAGTCGCAATCTTGGACAGAGCTTCGTCGGTGTGACCCACGTCCTCTTCGGCGTGCACGCGAATGAAATGCGCAG from Bdellovibrio sp. GT3 includes:
- a CDS encoding TIR domain-containing protein, with protein sequence MARNVFYSFHYLVDAFRVSQVRNMGVIEGNQSIRDNDWETVKKGGDAAIQKWIDDQLQGRSCAVVLIGKDTYGRKWINYEIQKAWASGKGVVGIHIHNLKDSGGNQTTKGVNPFSYFNINGTPFNNIVKAYDPPHWDSKEVYAHIKANIEHWIEEAIAIRGKY
- the gcvT gene encoding glycine cleavage system aminomethyltransferase GcvT, which gives rise to MKKTPLADTHVSLGARMVDFAGWYMPVQYVGLREEHDNVRKNVGLFDVSHMGEVRVKGPKALETLEWLTTNDVARLNDGEAQYSLLPNDQGGLVDDIIVYCLSKNSDYLVCVNASNKDKDFAWMTKHNKGSDMTDESDKWGQIAIQGPKALELCDRVFGFKVSEMKPFTVKSGKFQNHNIMVATTGYTGEKGCEVFVDAAGTPALWNELLAQGKDLGVAPIGLGARDTLRTEMKYSLYGHEIDDTTNPYEAGLGWVIKPAKKDFMNKAQIVGVKEAGLKQNLVGFKMLEKGIPRQGYSLFSFDNKEIGKVTSGTHSPSLDEPIGIAFIDVAYAKEGTEFLLDIRGRKVKAVVVKTPFISK
- a CDS encoding recombinase family protein, with protein sequence MTAKLSLAVYCRVSSDEQRTGGNIHRQIEQAAIELKRLGLLDGGSTTLYARSAGEALSDQYFIDEAYNLEEIREGTAFYQLLQLCRDREINGIYVDNIDRIFRARSHSVRGQIMDLIEEHEVQIYTPTGHVNSGLVLQFMSAIGAEDKKQTLRKLHIGKKFKVQNNGRPPNGRAFWGYEFDKIQNVWSVVPYEAQAVRWAVALASGNTTGDMPASLKLLVEKNAFGVSDKEVISALELAGVNLLSYFRRSNFRVAAQKNPLGRLPRNWLTNIYRDDRYTGEHVYHLKHVAQVGKKQNSEVAREKITVKIPAIVSPEDWALAKQARLGRACVTPRHAVQEYLLQGNVYCGTCGRKMGVRARHNDFYKQSTKSIEKSVAKYYACQTKKNGLHEACDHRKYHVSDSIDKIVWERVEHYLKNDVIDLVHQKKKSTEFLRRELDRLQADLEVLLADQKKLNTERNNLVSLLGRGILTEEDWTMQKNRIDDEKSKLDKVAKQVQDCIRIQTKKISSNQNRINPLDSVRGFIGESISFDHRKAIVSALLERVVVYPDQRVEILLKS
- a CDS encoding DUF4423 domain-containing protein — encoded protein: MQEQIKNSDFRQFLEEELARRSQNYPRYSLRAFARHLEVDSSFLSKILNGKRTVTMRTIRMFGERLNLPGEQLQQFAEVSREKKMKRKLERLLEKMPSEDREQSTITITVDETRLDEAKEKIKSFRKDLAQWLDAGVTQQGKTYQISVSMFPVSGFGLND
- a CDS encoding SIR2 family protein, which encodes MISSPQEVERFVEDFVLALREDNAALFAGAGLSIPSGFVNWKELLRDIAKDVNLDVNKESDLVAVAQYHINSTGNRNKINHQLLNTFSQKAKPSKSHEIIASLPFKTVWTTNYDTLIEDAFTHAGKVADVKHNHSQLPLTRAGRSVVVYKMHGDASAPSQAVLTRDDYESFSENRSLFTTALQGDLVNKTFLFLGFSFSDPNINYILSRVRILLGNQNQRQHYCLMRKVQRKDYVKIGDFRYDENKQKLQVDDLKRYGIKTLLLSDFGAVTAILKKIQSKFKRHRVFISGSAFTGAYSPHWSSDLKSQKFIHGLAYELVKKGYDVASGFGDGVGSAVINGALQFSDETGQELGDKLVLKPFPQFATTPRELTSMWQEYRKSMLKNVGVAVFVFGSKLHENGGIVNAPGVRKEFEIARQLGIKLIPVGVTGWMSEQLWNEVETNFKLFYGDNTKIRAQFKKLGNTDSTPNQVTKAILNIIDLITQE
- a CDS encoding SAM-dependent methyltransferase — encoded protein: MFKLSDRMQAVYDHLIPGEPVWDFCCDHGYLGLSAYRSGRFPEVHFVDQVPHIVSALKERFEQKHQKYEQDQRAFFWAQSGESLTHKVSGTVVIIGVGTHTIADIMRGIHEKNSSFIKRYIISTHNYEEKLDAFFDDFEPFKSSFQFTKFCNVPENGRVRKLLIFDKI
- the gcvH gene encoding glycine cleavage system protein GcvH, which gives rise to MAFHIPEDYYYTKEHEWAQVDENIVTVGITEFAQDSLGEIVYVELPEEGQKITQGQIFGVVESVKAVSDLYAPVSGTVIEVNASLGDDPSVLNDDPVNEGWLVRIEMDTEKELANLMRAPDYKKLIADK
- a CDS encoding toll/interleukin-1 receptor domain-containing protein; this translates as MALYKKSELKAKALNKSLTKSMAEDRFVRGLITLNESSNFDVFLSHRYLDADEIAILADELRGEGLSVYIDWQVDKGLDRGKVTIKTAEILRKRMKQSKSLIFITSQNSSDSKWMPWELGFMDARTSRVAILPVVDDNSTSYQGQEYLGLYPYISKTGTTILVNDPQTGAQKTIRHWLMP
- a CDS encoding SOS response-associated peptidase family protein; its protein translation is MVKQQIRKLGIKYDARIDYELFQEMFYRRLTDERIKICKALEAEFDHPENNEDKEISKLIQAYRKLKLKDLEEHLRFQGKRMHAAELSLSVKETKKALNEKRISTDKIEYYSQRIKGIQRTELIPTDSRVFPMTFAPIIVRENDQNIIKLARYHCRPSDKPESIDVKYNGLYNARRDNLGNAFWKDLYLHKHGFFVVESFYENVSKADYERRSLKDGEKDTNMVLQFSPKDRSDLLIACLYDYWESGPSDGFYSFAALTHEPTSEVREAGHDRLIIALQEQNLGVWMEPERYGSRAIETVLDSPASHVYEHVISSGA